A region from the Flavobacteriales bacterium genome encodes:
- a CDS encoding gliding motility-associated C-terminal domain-containing protein → MRIFQFFSFFGLLLLTHLSLGQVTVEYVTNADDIGPGSLREAIASGNDTIVIDVKGVLELESSIPLNHSVVILGPSPKHFSIEMSNLFDAEGLFTFNGFDVELSGVGLKDGVNGVFNINASNNVGNLTVSRCLFKENTLNNSNDNGSTFNINNSGSNVKINACSFFGNESKVPNGVGGAIYLNEGTLEVYNSTFHNNQADKGGAICASNTAVNSHLISIINNTFDGNIANQGTDVYFNHSNVHLRNNIFRSSDDPVYQFNAVFYSSSLNNYTNYPGSSYAGLEYHASLGLRGSSTEDGFGLIYFLFNDPMSPCIDVDANPVINLQLDARRSWRRMYGKAAINLGQYFGSDAVDAGAVEYTPFRVVNASNSGVGSIVDVFDALNNPFVNSNLGQTKRTVVFEISTILNDLDVADLDLLTTTLNVTTNWSTIFNDSLIINGYSQRNSAIAGPGVNANIVTPANIPIQLNGGGGNGSRLIINANNVFVSGLSFVDSKSSGGVRGTGIEVLNSTNNTSIEGCHIGVERNGVNINGNSFGVYADQTVNVGVRKYLKGYPHASRNIITGNDSTQLVLNIEGTVHNNFIGLLGDGTSPGVSFHKGVEVLDAYGSLYIGGNENQSNYFGQLDTAILVPEANIANNYFGFEYDLQTTSNIQMAIQTFLGSGSTGTGVKITNNYFGNILGDAIENILGDSKIQGNTFGLSPKGRALAAIGGAGVRIVGGANSAFFGTVNSQNVLIGKDATNPNSSQGNLFVNCNNAGIEVVLGEFRDPYGGESPPMTSDIPAEIQCVIKGNYIGIDTAAANTNATFGNGVGIKVLDSIYKVHIDSNVIAKNVGAGVAVAPKSKYIRLTQNIMYKNGGLGIDLDANSTANLTEVTKPQANDSLIPPEFLNVIYCDTDASTKIKLKVFIEDYSNMHGIEFYKADVDAQEGFEFKKYETIYPTHNGWNTITLAYPSNVTSNQNIVATLTRFQDSSQREISTSEFSAPFTIGDYAPTFSFFESQYCIGDSAVFKITGFGNYVNNTNGFSSTPINDSTHYFYGTTAGTYVLDVEIDSLGCVKHIDSTYEVNLVPSVNLGNDTVVCQGVSFDLTTIAAGGQWEDTTHTALLSSTVQINHDTAFVYMVANSGCENRDTIYFTANSCGPIANDDISTMALLEDASVGLTINILSNDSVNGQMIAAPTNTAGMPEIDLDLTVTGVQTTYTDVTGNWTYNSSLGEVTYLPAPNFNGTATCNYELIAINNDKDTALITLNVNPVNDAPVILNEYLTTTVDTPINDTTILGNGDNDDLDGGTLSVDTNPVKAPTNGTIVINSDGTFTYTPNAGYLGLDTVVVEICDNGTPTPQICLNDTVFITVQTCDVNDVTQDCDGDGVLNGTEITDGTDYNDACDYISSSVTETPSNTWLNEDCDGDGISNGDELTAASDPLDPCSPNTPSYTAVVDTTLCEGDTINLLTLNNEGDWYDASGSLLNNTTFSVTSSASYIIRIAQNNCTIQDVVALYLAINCNTGNLVTTNAFSPNGGIEENNTFIIDLDYIEQGLPNVVTIYNRWGDVIFKVNNYDNQQNVWDGSNQSGERMPEGTYFYVIEVPEKSFSTSGWVYLNLK, encoded by the coding sequence ATGAGAATTTTCCAGTTTTTTTCATTTTTTGGTTTATTGTTGTTGACGCATTTGTCACTTGGGCAAGTGACAGTGGAATACGTAACTAATGCCGATGATATAGGGCCTGGTTCTTTAAGAGAAGCTATTGCTAGTGGAAATGATACCATCGTGATAGATGTAAAAGGGGTTTTAGAGTTAGAATCTTCGATTCCGTTGAATCACAGTGTCGTTATTTTAGGTCCATCACCTAAACATTTTTCAATCGAAATGTCCAATTTATTTGATGCAGAAGGCCTTTTTACATTTAATGGCTTTGATGTAGAGTTAAGTGGAGTTGGGCTAAAAGATGGGGTGAATGGAGTTTTTAATATTAATGCAAGCAACAATGTCGGGAATTTGACTGTTAGTCGTTGTTTGTTTAAAGAAAACACATTGAATAACTCCAATGATAACGGAAGTACATTTAATATCAATAATTCTGGGAGTAACGTTAAAATTAACGCCTGTTCTTTTTTTGGTAATGAGTCTAAAGTGCCCAATGGTGTAGGAGGTGCTATTTATTTGAATGAAGGAACTTTAGAAGTCTATAATTCTACTTTCCATAATAATCAAGCCGATAAAGGAGGTGCCATTTGCGCATCCAATACAGCAGTTAATAGTCATCTGATTTCCATTATCAATAACACATTTGATGGGAATATAGCCAATCAAGGAACTGACGTCTATTTTAATCATTCTAATGTTCATTTAAGAAATAATATTTTTAGAAGTTCAGATGATCCTGTTTACCAATTCAATGCCGTTTTTTATAGCTCTTCTCTCAATAATTATACAAATTATCCAGGAAGTTCGTATGCTGGTTTAGAGTACCATGCCTCATTAGGTTTAAGGGGTAGTAGTACAGAAGATGGATTTGGTTTAATCTATTTTCTATTCAATGATCCAATGAGTCCGTGTATTGATGTTGATGCAAATCCAGTAATAAATTTACAATTAGATGCCAGAAGATCTTGGAGAAGAATGTATGGTAAAGCAGCAATTAATTTAGGACAATATTTTGGAAGTGATGCAGTAGATGCAGGAGCGGTTGAATATACTCCTTTTCGAGTAGTGAATGCCTCAAATTCAGGAGTGGGGAGCATTGTAGATGTTTTTGATGCTCTAAATAATCCTTTTGTCAATTCAAACCTCGGACAGACGAAAAGAACAGTCGTTTTTGAAATCTCAACGATTCTTAATGATCTAGATGTCGCTGATCTAGATTTGCTGACAACAACGTTAAATGTAACGACTAATTGGTCTACAATATTTAATGACAGTTTGATAATTAATGGATATTCTCAACGTAATAGTGCAATAGCTGGCCCTGGAGTGAATGCAAATATTGTAACACCAGCTAATATCCCTATACAACTAAACGGAGGTGGGGGAAATGGTTCTCGACTTATCATCAATGCCAATAATGTTTTTGTAAGCGGATTAAGTTTTGTTGATTCCAAATCAAGTGGAGGAGTTCGTGGTACTGGAATAGAAGTACTTAATTCTACCAATAATACATCAATTGAAGGTTGTCATATTGGAGTGGAAAGAAATGGAGTAAACATTAACGGGAACAGTTTTGGAGTATATGCAGATCAAACGGTAAATGTTGGGGTTAGGAAATACTTAAAAGGCTATCCTCACGCTTCTAGAAATATAATAACAGGAAATGATTCTACTCAACTTGTCTTAAATATAGAGGGTACTGTACACAATAATTTTATAGGTCTTTTAGGGGATGGAACTTCACCTGGCGTTTCCTTCCATAAAGGAGTAGAGGTACTTGATGCTTATGGTTCTCTTTATATAGGAGGAAATGAGAATCAATCGAATTATTTTGGTCAATTGGACACCGCTATACTGGTTCCTGAAGCTAACATTGCTAATAATTATTTTGGCTTTGAATATGATTTACAAACAACTTCAAATATTCAAATGGCTATCCAAACATTTCTAGGATCAGGATCAACAGGGACTGGAGTAAAAATCACCAACAATTACTTTGGAAATATATTAGGAGATGCTATAGAGAACATTTTGGGGGATTCGAAAATTCAAGGGAATACTTTTGGCTTGAGTCCAAAGGGGAGAGCTCTAGCAGCAATTGGAGGCGCAGGAGTACGAATAGTTGGAGGGGCTAACTCTGCTTTTTTCGGAACTGTAAATAGTCAAAATGTACTGATAGGAAAGGATGCAACAAATCCTAACTCTAGCCAAGGCAATCTTTTTGTGAATTGTAACAACGCAGGAATAGAAGTGGTGTTAGGAGAATTTAGAGATCCTTATGGGGGAGAAAGTCCTCCAATGACATCAGATATCCCTGCTGAAATTCAATGCGTAATTAAGGGGAATTATATCGGTATAGATACTGCGGCTGCTAATACTAATGCCACCTTTGGTAATGGGGTTGGTATTAAGGTGTTGGACAGTATTTATAAAGTACATATCGACTCCAATGTCATCGCTAAAAATGTAGGAGCTGGAGTTGCTGTAGCTCCCAAAAGTAAATATATTCGATTGACTCAAAATATAATGTATAAAAATGGTGGGTTGGGAATTGATCTTGATGCCAATTCAACAGCAAACTTAACAGAAGTAACCAAACCCCAAGCGAACGATAGTCTGATACCTCCTGAGTTTTTAAATGTGATTTATTGTGATACAGATGCTTCAACAAAAATAAAATTAAAAGTTTTTATCGAAGACTATTCGAATATGCATGGGATAGAGTTTTATAAAGCAGACGTTGACGCACAAGAAGGGTTTGAGTTTAAAAAGTATGAAACAATTTATCCTACGCATAATGGTTGGAATACGATAACACTAGCTTATCCCTCTAATGTAACAAGCAACCAAAATATTGTGGCAACCTTGACAAGGTTTCAAGATTCTTCTCAAAGAGAAATCTCAACTTCTGAATTTAGTGCTCCCTTTACAATTGGAGATTATGCCCCAACTTTTTCTTTCTTTGAAAGCCAGTATTGTATAGGAGATTCAGCAGTGTTTAAAATTACAGGTTTTGGTAATTATGTAAATAATACTAACGGATTCTCTTCTACACCAATCAATGACAGTACACATTATTTTTATGGTACTACAGCTGGAACTTATGTCTTAGACGTAGAAATAGATAGTCTTGGATGTGTTAAACATATTGATTCTACGTATGAGGTAAATTTAGTTCCATCAGTTAATTTAGGAAATGATACAGTTGTATGTCAAGGCGTTTCATTTGATTTAACGACAATAGCTGCTGGTGGGCAATGGGAAGATACAACACATACAGCACTTTTAAGTAGTACTGTTCAGATTAATCATGATACAGCTTTTGTTTATATGGTTGCTAATAGTGGGTGTGAAAATCGTGATACGATTTATTTTACAGCTAATAGTTGTGGGCCAATAGCAAACGATGATATTTCAACAATGGCATTGCTAGAAGATGCTAGCGTTGGTTTAACAATCAATATTCTTTCAAATGATAGTGTTAATGGACAAATGATAGCAGCTCCTACAAATACAGCAGGAATGCCAGAGATTGATTTAGATTTAACAGTTACTGGAGTGCAAACCACCTACACTGATGTTACTGGAAACTGGACCTATAACAGCAGTTTGGGGGAAGTAACTTATTTACCCGCTCCTAATTTTAATGGTACAGCCACTTGTAATTATGAACTGATAGCAATTAATAATGATAAAGATACAGCATTGATTACATTGAATGTTAACCCCGTAAATGATGCTCCAGTTATTTTGAATGAGTATTTGACAACAACTGTCGATACACCGATAAATGATACCACTATTTTAGGAAACGGTGATAACGATGATCTAGATGGAGGAACGCTTTCTGTTGATACGAATCCAGTTAAGGCCCCTACAAATGGTACAATTGTAATCAATTCAGATGGGACATTTACATATACTCCAAATGCTGGTTATTTAGGGCTAGACACAGTAGTTGTAGAAATTTGTGATAATGGGACGCCAACTCCTCAAATTTGTCTTAATGATACTGTTTTTATCACCGTACAAACTTGTGATGTGAATGATGTGACTCAAGATTGTGATGGAGATGGAGTTTTGAATGGTACTGAAATAACAGATGGTACAGACTATAATGACGCATGCGATTATATCAGCAGTAGTGTAACAGAAACACCTAGCAATACTTGGTTGAATGAAGATTGTGATGGGGATGGAATAAGCAATGGCGATGAGCTGACAGCTGCTTCAGATCCTTTAGACCCTTGTAGTCCTAACACACCATCTTATACAGCAGTTGTTGATACCACTTTGTGTGAAGGAGATACGATTAATTTACTCACGCTTAATAATGAAGGAGATTGGTATGATGCCTCTGGTTCATTATTGAATAATACTACTTTTTCAGTGACTTCATCGGCTAGTTATATTATTAGAATAGCTCAGAATAATTGTACGATACAAGATGTTGTAGCATTGTACCTAGCTATAAACTGCAATACAGGAAATCTTGTCACAACCAATGCCTTTAGTCCAAATGGAGGTATAGAAGAAAACAATACCTTTATTATTGATTTAGATTATATAGAACAAGGGTTGCCTAATGTTGTGACGATTTATAATAGATGGGGAGATGTAATCTTTAAAGTTAATAATTATGATAACCAACAAAATGTTTGGGATGGAAGTAATCAATCTGGAGAACGAATGCCTGAGGGAACCTATTTCTATGTGATAGAGGTCCCTGAAAAAAGTTTTTCTACTAGTGGTTGGGTTTATTTAAATTTGAAGTGA
- a CDS encoding gliding motility-associated C-terminal domain-containing protein, whose translation MKGIFLLLLSLLFQLYSWAQEGCIHSFTEGDVVCSGQEFSFSAVPNDGANGVISEWTLNGTVVSNSATDYGSYVNNGSTDVVLEYIMVGTTLNGCVDTDTVLITVLTIPTIDLSKKDILCPNQSWMTGTIYLNGVDTIFSLLYTNDVSTTYSNSNSNDSITGLAPDNYYVYYVDTNSCESEIGEVTIIEPAPISYSVYTTIDDNCDQNTGRIQFFGLNGGTAPYSFVDTASGVSYNSGAQNSAVVELSGGNYFVDIIDANGCIKRLFSTPVEITTSNETPPIQPEVENAYSLCKGDSLMIVDTEITNEEMWHYYLFPANSGVSGAVSLNHKIELDPIQANQDSIFIFAIQNDTSAVNYGCHSSPALVDLVQTDCSSDSLVEDAIVNAFSPNDDNVENNTFQIDLNYINDITIDDVRVKIYNRWGDVVKEFENYNNTSSVWHGDNHGGDALPEGTYFYTIEVPSQSFSTSGWVYLDL comes from the coding sequence ATGAAAGGTATATTTTTACTCTTATTGTCATTGTTGTTTCAGCTTTATTCTTGGGCGCAAGAGGGCTGTATTCATTCGTTTACTGAAGGCGATGTTGTTTGTTCTGGTCAAGAATTTAGTTTTTCGGCAGTACCAAATGATGGAGCAAATGGGGTAATCAGCGAATGGACATTAAATGGAACAGTGGTAAGTAATAGTGCGACTGATTATGGAAGTTATGTGAATAATGGGAGTACAGATGTAGTCTTAGAATATATTATGGTTGGAACAACCTTAAATGGATGTGTAGATACTGATACTGTTTTAATAACTGTTCTAACGATTCCAACAATAGATTTATCAAAAAAAGATATTCTTTGCCCTAATCAATCGTGGATGACTGGTACAATATATTTGAATGGGGTCGATACTATTTTTTCTTTGCTATATACCAATGATGTTTCAACAACTTATTCCAATTCCAATTCTAATGATTCCATTACAGGGTTGGCGCCTGATAACTATTATGTTTATTATGTGGATACCAATAGTTGTGAAAGTGAGATAGGAGAGGTTACAATTATTGAGCCAGCTCCGATTTCTTATAGTGTTTACACCACAATAGATGATAATTGTGACCAAAACACTGGTAGAATACAGTTCTTTGGACTAAATGGAGGTACAGCTCCTTATTCCTTTGTTGATACAGCTTCTGGAGTAAGTTATAATTCAGGAGCTCAAAATAGTGCTGTTGTGGAATTGAGTGGAGGGAACTATTTTGTTGATATTATAGATGCAAATGGTTGTATTAAACGTTTGTTTTCTACTCCAGTAGAAATAACAACCTCCAATGAGACTCCTCCAATACAACCAGAAGTTGAAAACGCTTATTCTTTGTGTAAAGGAGATTCGTTAATGATAGTAGATACAGAAATTACGAATGAAGAAATGTGGCATTATTATCTTTTTCCAGCAAATAGTGGAGTGAGTGGAGCGGTATCGTTGAATCATAAAATAGAACTAGATCCTATTCAAGCTAATCAAGATAGTATTTTCATTTTTGCAATACAGAATGATACAAGTGCAGTTAATTATGGATGTCATAGCTCTCCAGCCTTAGTGGATTTAGTTCAAACAGATTGTAGTTCTGATAGTCTTGTAGAGGACGCAATCGTTAATGCTTTTAGTCCTAATGATGATAACGTTGAAAATAATACTTTTCAAATAGACCTCAATTATATAAATGATATCACTATTGATGATGTTAGGGTCAAAATTTATAACCGTTGGGGGGATGTCGTTAAGGAATTTGAAAATTATAACAATACATCAAGTGTTTGGCACGGAGATAATCATGGAGGAGATGCTTTGCCAGAGGGGACCTATTTTTACACAATAGAAGTTCCAAGTCAGTCTTTTTCAACAAGTGGTTGGGTTTATTTAGATCTATAA
- a CDS encoding type IX secretion system membrane protein PorP/SprF yields the protein MKNKIIVFVFGVIAFYNVFSQQDALYSQYMFNPLVINPAYAGTRNTVSGVMLYRNQWVGINGAPKTVSMAVHSPIKGKNFALGLNLLAESIGPTNNSTFLGTYAYHLNLGKGKISFALRGGLYSFQLRNNELNYTNNLGKDPVVYNSLVPNFDFGTYYHTDKFYAGFSANHLTNGKVSFSNNIETYDLNLHLMGFIGKAFVLSPNLVIKPSGMLKFSESAPLNYDINTSVLMQKVLWVGASYRSSFSELNEASLVFITEYNISDSFRLGYSYDFNLGDIKRYNSGSHEVFLGVDLYSKRKQSVSPRYL from the coding sequence ATGAAGAATAAAATTATAGTTTTTGTATTTGGGGTAATAGCATTTTATAATGTTTTTTCTCAACAGGATGCATTGTATAGTCAATACATGTTTAATCCTTTGGTCATTAATCCTGCTTATGCTGGTACAAGAAATACTGTAAGTGGAGTAATGTTGTATCGTAATCAATGGGTGGGGATAAATGGAGCGCCCAAAACAGTAAGTATGGCTGTGCATAGTCCGATTAAAGGAAAAAACTTTGCTTTAGGGTTAAATTTATTGGCAGAGTCTATTGGTCCAACAAATAATTCTACTTTTTTAGGAACTTATGCCTATCATTTAAACCTTGGAAAAGGAAAAATTTCATTTGCTCTTCGTGGTGGACTGTATTCATTTCAGTTAAGAAACAATGAGTTGAACTATACCAACAACTTAGGTAAAGATCCTGTTGTCTATAATAGTTTAGTGCCTAACTTTGATTTTGGCACATATTATCATACCGATAAGTTTTATGCTGGTTTTAGCGCTAATCACCTTACCAATGGAAAGGTAAGTTTTAGTAATAATATTGAAACGTACGATTTAAACTTACATTTGATGGGGTTTATTGGAAAAGCTTTTGTTTTAAGTCCCAACTTAGTTATAAAACCATCAGGAATGCTTAAGTTCTCAGAGTCAGCGCCGTTGAATTATGATATTAATACAAGTGTATTGATGCAAAAAGTGTTGTGGGTTGGAGCTTCTTATCGTTCGTCATTTTCGGAATTAAATGAAGCAAGCTTGGTATTTATAACAGAGTATAATATTAGTGATTCTTTTAGGTTAGGATACAGCTATGATTTTAATTTAGGGGATATTAAAAGGTATAATTCAGGTTCTCATGAGGTGTTTTTGGGAGTAGATTTATATTCCAAAAGAAAACAATCAGTTTCACCAAGGTATTTATAA
- a CDS encoding OmpA family protein — MRSKKIYSLLFVFFCVSVLYSQSKRYKKITDYEVAPVYGVNTTYNEFSPVLYKDKFVFVSDREYDFKTLGEGNWKKTIHVNVFKADFEDIFADSMVLEKVKLFDNLLLKDDHVGPLVFNSDGTEAIVTIVTHKASKTFGKDIATPQLYIAKQVEGKWKTLERLPFNVDRQSFAQPAWSPDGKKLYFSWNKVPGEKASNIYEVERNGEVWGKPQKVKGINTKYNEMFPYLIGNKIYFASNRPGGKGELDLYVAEYKNGNWESPVNLGETINTEADEFALIFNVNKTSGYFCSNRNYGKGNDDIYQFKKIEKTIEENIGVEGQLAYRNLKGKSPDGLEIGLYDEDGNLIEKVRVGEDGKFLFKNVSDNKNYKLKMLNTEEEVLMVLFNGENKVSFMSDEQGNFIYRKLSNGKVGTLALIDEEDFDLLKKEGELAGQFVFKNLQTESLEGLEVLLIDDDGNIIMKSRTDKHGNFVFKNVPTDKNYTLKAADEEDYDILIFNKKDQLIAHLKRDDQGNFIYRKLSSNGKYSVLENEEEELLFLEKRVALTGQFVYQKIQGDVGKLLVEVHDQKELLKTANSTKEGDFMAVGLTLSDQYKFKITDESKLKEEPILNITNRFHQTVAVLNRDNVGFYVFDKSEDFNLGDSVVNIEVIQIEQTKIQDTVIIYYENNEFTLSDDDKVILDQRIVELNNDQDLLIRIESYASSKGSVEHNQLLTLKRKAKVLQYFTEHGIHQSRIKAFSYGKARTQEEQDEEQQRLSRKTELTVFKLK; from the coding sequence ATGAGAAGTAAGAAGATTTATAGTTTATTGTTCGTATTCTTTTGTGTCTCTGTGTTATATTCACAATCGAAAAGATATAAAAAAATAACAGATTATGAAGTGGCTCCCGTATATGGAGTGAATACAACGTATAATGAATTTAGCCCCGTATTATACAAAGATAAATTTGTGTTTGTTTCAGATCGAGAGTATGATTTTAAAACACTAGGAGAAGGGAATTGGAAGAAAACAATCCATGTTAATGTTTTTAAAGCTGATTTCGAAGATATTTTTGCTGATTCTATGGTGTTAGAAAAGGTTAAATTATTTGACAATTTATTACTAAAAGATGATCATGTAGGACCACTAGTTTTTAATTCAGATGGAACAGAAGCAATTGTGACTATAGTAACTCATAAAGCATCAAAAACCTTTGGTAAAGATATAGCTACACCTCAATTGTATATTGCAAAACAGGTAGAAGGAAAATGGAAAACTTTAGAACGTTTGCCTTTTAATGTGGATAGACAGTCTTTTGCTCAACCAGCTTGGTCTCCAGATGGTAAAAAACTTTATTTTTCATGGAATAAAGTGCCAGGTGAAAAAGCGAGTAATATATATGAGGTAGAAAGAAATGGAGAGGTATGGGGAAAGCCACAAAAAGTAAAAGGAATCAATACAAAATACAATGAAATGTTTCCCTATTTAATCGGCAATAAGATTTATTTTGCTTCCAATCGGCCTGGAGGAAAAGGGGAGTTAGATTTATATGTAGCTGAGTATAAGAATGGAAATTGGGAGTCCCCGGTAAATTTAGGAGAGACAATTAATACAGAAGCCGATGAGTTCGCTTTAATTTTTAATGTAAATAAAACAAGTGGATATTTTTGTTCGAATAGAAATTATGGAAAAGGGAATGATGATATTTATCAATTTAAAAAGATAGAGAAAACAATAGAAGAAAATATAGGGGTTGAAGGGCAATTAGCTTATCGAAATTTAAAAGGTAAATCTCCAGATGGGTTAGAGATTGGATTGTATGACGAAGATGGAAATTTGATTGAAAAAGTTAGGGTAGGAGAAGATGGGAAGTTTTTATTTAAGAATGTATCAGACAATAAGAATTACAAACTTAAAATGCTGAATACAGAGGAGGAAGTTTTAATGGTCTTATTCAATGGAGAAAATAAGGTTAGCTTTATGTCAGATGAGCAAGGGAATTTTATTTATCGAAAGCTTTCGAATGGGAAAGTTGGAACATTGGCTCTGATAGATGAAGAAGATTTTGATTTACTCAAGAAAGAAGGTGAGTTGGCGGGGCAGTTTGTATTTAAGAATCTTCAAACTGAAAGTTTAGAAGGTTTAGAGGTTCTGTTAATAGATGATGATGGAAATATCATTATGAAGTCCAGAACAGATAAACACGGGAATTTTGTGTTTAAAAATGTGCCTACAGATAAAAATTATACCTTAAAGGCAGCGGATGAAGAAGATTATGATATTTTAATTTTTAATAAGAAAGACCAATTAATTGCACATTTAAAGAGAGATGACCAAGGGAATTTTATCTATAGAAAGCTGAGTTCAAATGGAAAGTATTCTGTATTAGAAAACGAAGAAGAAGAGTTATTGTTTTTAGAGAAAAGGGTGGCATTAACAGGGCAGTTTGTCTATCAAAAGATTCAAGGAGATGTAGGGAAATTGTTAGTAGAAGTCCATGATCAAAAAGAATTACTAAAAACAGCAAACTCAACTAAAGAAGGTGACTTTATGGCTGTTGGTTTAACGTTGAGTGATCAGTATAAGTTTAAAATAACAGATGAATCTAAGTTGAAAGAAGAGCCGATTCTAAATATTACGAATAGATTTCATCAAACTGTTGCAGTATTAAATCGAGATAATGTCGGTTTTTATGTTTTTGATAAATCAGAAGATTTTAACCTTGGTGATTCTGTAGTTAATATTGAAGTAATTCAAATTGAACAAACTAAAATTCAAGATACGGTGATTATTTATTACGAGAATAATGAATTTACTTTGTCTGATGATGATAAGGTCATTTTGGATCAAAGAATTGTTGAGTTGAATAATGATCAGGATTTATTGATCAGGATTGAGTCTTATGCTTCTTCAAAAGGGTCTGTAGAGCATAATCAGTTATTGACGTTAAAACGAAAAGCAAAAGTATTACAGTACTTTACTGAGCATGGTATTCATCAGTCACGTATTAAGGCATTCTCTTATGGTAAAGCTCGTACACAAGAAGAACAAGATGAAGAACAGCAGCGTCTAAGTCGAAAAACGGAGTTAACAGTATTTAAATTAAAATAA
- a CDS encoding ion channel: MAKEVNDSGFSHIPRAQGARLINKDGSSNVNKEGLSFIQRFSMFHFLISMGWISFVLTLFAGFILLNVVFAGVYLLVGIEGIGGVENLAVVSDFMKAFYFSTQALTTVGFGQLHPITDAISIIAAVESFIGLLAFAMATGLLYGRFSKPKAKLIFSDHLLYAPFKEGNALMLRLANSKESQIIDVTADVFFTYIDTIGEEPQRKYFNLPLEISKINILATSWTLVHPLDADSPIAHFTQEDYQKSDAEVLIQIQGFDVTYNQMVNTRTSYKASEMVWGAKFKRIFGSAINGEPTINLGELSTYEKL; encoded by the coding sequence GTGGCAAAAGAGGTTAATGATTCTGGGTTTAGTCATATTCCTAGAGCTCAAGGAGCAAGGTTAATTAATAAAGATGGCTCTTCTAATGTCAATAAGGAAGGGTTGAGCTTTATTCAGCGATTCAGTATGTTTCACTTCCTAATCTCTATGGGATGGATATCATTTGTATTGACATTATTTGCAGGATTTATATTGTTGAATGTTGTTTTTGCAGGTGTTTATTTACTGGTTGGAATAGAAGGGATTGGCGGCGTAGAAAACTTAGCAGTTGTTTCTGATTTTATGAAAGCGTTTTATTTTAGTACGCAGGCATTGACTACAGTGGGCTTTGGGCAGTTACATCCTATTACAGATGCTATTAGTATTATTGCTGCTGTTGAGTCATTTATTGGGTTGTTGGCTTTCGCTATGGCAACAGGATTGCTGTATGGGAGATTTTCAAAACCTAAAGCAAAATTAATTTTTAGTGATCATCTGTTGTACGCTCCTTTTAAAGAAGGAAATGCCTTAATGCTAAGGTTGGCAAATTCTAAAGAAAGTCAGATTATTGATGTGACTGCCGATGTATTTTTTACTTATATTGATACCATAGGGGAAGAGCCTCAAAGAAAATATTTTAACCTTCCATTAGAAATCTCTAAAATAAATATTTTGGCTACAAGTTGGACGTTGGTTCATCCGTTAGATGCAGATAGTCCAATTGCTCATTTTACTCAGGAAGACTATCAAAAATCCGATGCTGAAGTTTTAATTCAAATTCAAGGTTTTGATGTGACTTATAACCAGATGGTCAATACAAGAACTTCTTATAAAGCTAGTGAAATGGTATGGGGAGCAAAGTTTAAAAGAATTTTTGGAAGCGCAATCAATGGAGAGCCTACCATAAATCTTGGAGAGCTTTCAACCTATGAAAAGCTATAA